GTCGCCATGGGTGGCGACGACCTTGCCCTCCTTGACCCCGACCATGACGCCGCAGCCGGTGCCGCAGAAGCGGCAGGGGGCTTTCGACCACTTTATCTCGAGCGCGCCGACCCCGCCGGGCACTGGCTGGGCCGCCGCCGGCGCGGTCATGCCGGCCGCTGCCGCCGCGATCCCCGCGGCCTGGGCTTTCAGCACTTCGCGTCGCGTCAATTGCTTGTTCATGTCTCCGCGACCTCCAACTCGTCGATATGTTCGTAGACCATGTTCGCCGTGATAACTCCGTCGAGCAGCGCGATGCGGGTCAGCCGGTCGCCCAGCGCTCCGGTGTTCGGCCCCTCGATGACGACGACGATCTTGTTGTTCTCGGCGGCGTAGACCTCGACGCCGTCCATGGCCGCGATACTGCGCTGCACTTCGGTCGAGCGCTCCGGCAAGGTGGTGACGACCGCGCTCGAAATGTGATGGCGTTCGACGTCAGGCATGGGCTGGCTCCTGTTTCCGCTCGATACCGATCGCGCCGGCCGGGCAGGGTGCGATGCAGGCGCCGCAGCCATTGCAGGCGCTCGCATCCAGTTCCGGCAGGAACGGACCGCCGATGCGTGGCCTGAAACGGATCGCGTCCTGCGGGCAGGCGTCGCGGCAGGTCTGGCAGGCGATACCCGAGCGCGGGAAGCAGGCATCCGAGATGATGGCGACATGCGGAAATGCGATAGGGGTCCGGCTGTCGAAAACCGGCTCGGGGCAGGCGTCGGCGCAGGCGCCGCAGAAGGTGCATTCGCCCG
This portion of the Mesorhizobium shangrilense genome encodes:
- the napF gene encoding ferredoxin-type protein NapF, giving the protein MTEAPARPSRREFLSGHKVQPATRPPGTAIGGLDCCTGCGACVDACPTGIIALSRGLPAVCFAAGECTFCGACADACPEPVFDSRTPIAFPHVAIISDACFPRSGIACQTCRDACPQDAIRFRPRIGGPFLPELDASACNGCGACIAPCPAGAIGIERKQEPAHA
- a CDS encoding chaperone NapD, whose protein sequence is MPDVERHHISSAVVTTLPERSTEVQRSIAAMDGVEVYAAENNKIVVVIEGPNTGALGDRLTRIALLDGVITANMVYEHIDELEVAET